The sequence CGAGCTGTTCGTGCCCGACCCGACCATGCACCCCGGCGGCCAGAGCGTCCGGACCCGCCATCTGGGCCTGGACCGGGCCCGGCTCGACCTGGCCCTGCACGACCCGGTGGCCCAGCGGGTCGACTTCCACAACGTCCTGCTGGCCGCCGGCGGCATCCAGATGCTGCCGGGGGCGGTCCGCTACGCCTGGCCGGCCGAGCTCGACCTGATGGCCCGCCTGGCCGGGCTGCGGCTGCGCGAGCGCTGGGGCGGCTGGCGCCGGGAGCCGTACACCGCCTCCACCAAGGGCCTGTACGTGGCCGTCTACGAGCACGCCGGCCGGCCCGCCTCGTAGCATGCGGTCCATGGACGGGGCGCTGGAGCTGGACGACTGGCGGCGGCGGGTCGCGCTGCTGTATCTGACCGGCCCGACCGAGGGCGAGGCCGGGGCGGCGGGGTTCCGGCGTGGCCGCGACGAGCTGTTCCGCGACCACCCCCAGTCGGCCCTCGACGACGGGCAGCGGGCCCGGTTCACGGGCCTGCCCTGGTTCCCCTACGACCCCGGGGCCCGGGTGACCGCCGAACCGCGCCCGCCGGACGACGGTTCCGAGCTGGCCGTGGACACCGGCGGCGAGGACGGCACCGTCCGCTACCGGCGGGTGGCCCGCCTGGCCACCCCGTTCGGCGACCTGACCCTGTTCTGGACCCTCGGCTACGGCGGCGGCCTGTTCCTCCCCTTCCGGGACGCCACCGCCGGCGACGAGACCTACGGGGCCGGGCGCTACCTGACCGACACCGTCAAGGGCACCTGGGGCCGCGGCCTGGTCCACCAGGGCGGCCGGGTGGTGCTCGACTTCAACTACGCCTACAACCCGTCGTGCGCCTACAACGCCCGCTGGGCGTGCCCGCTGGCCCCGCCCGAGAACCACCTCACCGCGGAGGTCCGGGCCGGGGAGCGCGCCTACCCCGACCCGGCCTGATCTCCCCGGCTACTCGAGGTTCCGGGACAGCTCGCGGGCGCACTCCTCGCGGGCGGCCTGGCCGGTGGCGTCGTCGAGGCACTGCCCGAAGCGGTTGAAGTCGTTGACGTGGGTCGAGAACCAGACGCCGACGCTGATGGTGAAGAAGATCCCGAGCACCAGGGCCAGGCCGCCGGTGACCAGCCCGGTCACGGCCTGGCCGCGGTTGTCGGCCTCGCGCCGGTTGGCCCGTACGATGCCGACGATGCCGAAGATCACCGCCAGCAGGCCGAGGAACGCGCCAAGGGGCGAGAAGATCAGCAGCAGCACCAGCACCAGCGCGACCACGCCGAGGACGAGGGCGGCCGTGCCCATGCCGTTGCGGCGCCGGGGCGGGGCCTGGTAGCCACCCGGCGGGTACTGGCCCTGCGGGTACTGGCCCTGCGGGTACTGGCCCGGCGGCGGGCCCGGCTGGGTCGGGTACTGGGGCGGGTCCGAAGGGGTGTCGGTCATGTCGACCTCCTGTAGGCGTCGCTCGAAGGCGCGAACACTACTCCTCCACCCCGGGCTTGAACACCGCTCAAGGGAACGGGCGGCCGGTTGGGCGGGCCGCCCGCCGGGCATCCTTGGCCCGACCGGGGAGGTGCCATGACCACCGAGCTCACCGTCAGGGACGTGTTCGACCTTCAGCTCCGGGAGGTGTCGGGGATCTGCGAGCGGGCCGCCGGCGACGGGCGGCCCCGTCAGCTGCTGGCCATCGGCGACGACAGCCACCACCTGCTGGTGGGCGACCTGGAGCCGGCGGTGCCGGCCAGCTTCGCCCGCCACGACCTGGAGCCGCTGCTGGACGCGGCGGGCGTGGGCATCGGCCGCAGCTCCCAGTGGGAGGGGGTCGACACCGACGAGACGGGGCGGGTGTTCGTGCTCCGCGAGGTCCCGGGCACGGTGTTCGTGTTCGACCCGGCACTGGAACGGCTGCTCCACGTCCTCCCCCTCACCGTCGAGGACGACCCGGGCGAGCAGCGGGCCTGGGACGCCGACGAGAACGCTCTCGGTGAGGGCCTGCTGCTCCTCCGCAACGGCCACCTGTTCGTGGTCAAGGAGGAGAAGCCCCGCCAGCTGCTCGAGTTCGGGCTCCCCGGCGAGCGGGCCCAGGGCCTCCACGCCGACCTGCTGATCGCCGACAGCGGCCACTTCCCCACCCCGGACGAGCCGGCCGCCACCTTCCACATGCTGTCGTCCTGGGACCTGGGCGGGGAGGCGCTGGAGCGGGTCGGCGACCTCAGCGACGTCACCGTCGGCCCCGACGGCCGCGTCTACCTGCTCAGCGACGAATCCCGCTGCATCGCCCGGCTCCAGGCCACCGTCCCACCCGAGTCCGGGACGGTGGCCGTCGACCGCATCTGGGCCCTGCCCGACCGCCTCCACCAGCCCGAGGGCCTGATCATCACCGCCGCCTGGGACCTGCTGGTGGCCACCGACCACGAGGAGCAGCGCGAGAACCTGTTCCTGCTCGACGGGTTCGGGCCTGACTCGGCTAGCGGGAGACCTGGCCGGTAGGGCAGCCCGCTCAGGCGGGGACGAGCTCGACCAGGGACAGCGACGGCATGGGCAGGTCGAAGGCGGCCTCCACGACCCCGCCGGGGGCGGCCACCCGCCGGGGCGGCTCCAGCTCCTCGAGCCGGTTGGCCTCGCGCAGCGCCGCCCACTGGCCGTCGTCGGGCCAGTCGGCCCCGCCGGACATGGCCTCCCAGACGGCGGCGATGTTGGAGCGCTCGGTGTCGACCCGCAGGTGGCGCAGCTCGTAGGCGCCCGCGGCCAGCCCCTGGACCCGCAGGCTGACCGCCCGGTCGAGCAGCGGCTCGCCGGTGGAGCGGGTCTGGTCGAGGGTCACGTTCCAGAGCGCGACCGCGACCCGGCCGACGGCCGGGTCGCGCGACCCCCAGGCCTCGACCAGCCCGCCGGCGCCGTCGCCGTCCAGCTCCACCCGGACCTCCTCGGGGCCGAGCCGCTCCAGCAGCTTGCACGCCCAGAAGCGAGGCTTGCGCAGGTTGCCGACGGTCAGCAGCCCGAACCCGCCGTGCAGCAGCGACGCCGGCCGGCCCAGCTCCTCGAAGTGGTCGGACGCCACCCACCAGGACAGGGCGTCGACCCGGCCGGCGGCCGAGCGCATCCCCCGGGCCAGGAACGCGGCCGCGAACACCGACTCGGCCACCGGGTTGGACAGCCGCGGGTGCACGCCCCACTCGGTCCACCAGATGGCCGCGTCCTCGCGGCCGTGGCGGGCCAGGGCGGGCCGCAGGTCGAGCGGCGGGCTGCCGTACAGGTGGGTGGAGACGAAGTCCAGGGGCACGCCGGTCTTCTCGCTGTGAGCGACCAGGTCCTCGACCCAGCCGACGGCGGCCGTGGCCGGCCCCCCGACCCGCAGGCCGGGGTCGACCGAGCGCACGGCCCGCGCCGCCGTGTCGTACAGGCGCAGGTAGTCGCCGGCGTCGCCGCTCCAGAAGTACTCGAGGTTGGGCTCGTTCCAGACCTCGAACGCCCAGTGGTCGCGGACCTCGTCCAGGCCGTAGCGGTCGACCAGGTGCTGGACCAGGTCGCGGACCAGGCCGCCCCAGCGGTCCCAGTCGCGCGGCGGCGACGACACCCCCTCGTAGGAGAAGGCGAGGTGGTCGGGGTCGCGGGCCAGCGCGCGGGGCATGTAGGCCAGCTCCACGACCGGCCGCAGGCCGACGCCGAGGAGCCGGTCGTACACGCGGTCGATGCCGTTGAAGTCGTGCACCGGCCGGCCGCCGGCCTCCCGGTAGGTGCCGAGGTCGTCGCCGAGGATGCCGTGGGCGCGCACGGCCGCCACCCCCAGCTCGTCGTGGACGATGCGCAGGGCCTCGGTGAGCTCCTCGCCGATCGGGCGGCCGCCGGTGCGGTCGGCCGAGAGCATGTGGCTGAGGTGCTCGGAGCCGATCATGGGCCGCCAGGGCCGGTGCAGCGGCCCGGCGGGCCGGGCCGCGTCGACGGTGACGGCGACCACGGCCTCCCCCGCCGCCTCCGGGGCGGCCGCCACCGGCGCCGACAGCGGCCCGGTGGTGTGGACGTCGGGGATGGCCGCGACCGCGTACCAGCGGGTCACGCCCGCCTCCACCTGGGTGTCGGCGTACGGGGGGTGCGGCACGGCCCAGACGGTGTCGCCGCCGTGGTGGTCGAGCGCCACCAACGGCCCCTCCGGAGCGTCGGCCCGGTGGACCAGGTAGCCGATGGCGCCGTCCACCGGCGCCCATTCCAGGGTCACCTGGGCCCGGCCGGGCCGGGCCGCCAGCCCGGCCGGGGCGTCGAGCACGGCCGGGGCGGCGGCGAAGTGCCCGCCACGCGGCCCCTCCCAGGTGAACTCCTTGGCCTCGCTCATTTGATGCCGGTGGTGGCGATGCCCTGGACGAAGTAGCGCTGCAGGGCCACGAACAGGGCGATCACGGGGAGGATGACCACCACCGACCCGGCCAGCAGGAGCCCGTACCTGGTGGCGTTCTGGCCGACCGAGTACAGGGCCAGGGCGACCGGCAGGGTGTACTTGTCCTCGGACTGGGCCACGACCAGCGGCCACAGGAAGTTGTTCCAGGACGACAGGAACGTGAGGATGCCCAGGGTGGCCAGGGCGGGGCCGCACAGGGGCATGATCACCCGGGAGAAGATCCGCCATTCGCCGGCCCCGTCGATCCGGGCCGCCTCGATCAGCTCGTCGGGCAGGCCGACGATGAACTGGCGCATCAGGAACACGCCCAGCGGGGTGACCAGGAACGGCAGGATCAGCCCGGGGTAGGTGTTGACCAGGCCGAGGTTGGAGACGAGCACGAACAGGGGCACGAAGGTGACCACCCCCGGCACCATGAGCATGGCCAGCACGAGCCCGAACAGCAGCCGCTTGCCGGCGAAGTCGAGCTTGGCCAGGGCGTAGCCCACCATCGAGCAGAAGACCAGGTTGCCGGCGGTGACGGCCACGGCCACCAGGACCGAGTTGGCGAAGAAGCGGGGGAAGTCGAGCCGGTCGAGGAGCTGGCGGTAGTTGCCGAGCGACGGGGTCTCGGGCCACCAGGTGGGCGGCACCCGCTGGAGCTCGGCCTCGGGCTTGAACGACCCGAGCAGCATCCAGAGGAACGGGGCCAGCATCACCACCAGCCCGGCGGCG comes from Actinomycetota bacterium and encodes:
- a CDS encoding DUF1684 domain-containing protein — encoded protein: MDGALELDDWRRRVALLYLTGPTEGEAGAAGFRRGRDELFRDHPQSALDDGQRARFTGLPWFPYDPGARVTAEPRPPDDGSELAVDTGGEDGTVRYRRVARLATPFGDLTLFWTLGYGGGLFLPFRDATAGDETYGAGRYLTDTVKGTWGRGLVHQGGRVVLDFNYAYNPSCAYNARWACPLAPPENHLTAEVRAGERAYPDPA
- a CDS encoding DUF4190 domain-containing protein, giving the protein MTDTPSDPPQYPTQPGPPPGQYPQGQYPQGQYPPGGYQAPPRRRNGMGTAALVLGVVALVLVLLLIFSPLGAFLGLLAVIFGIVGIVRANRREADNRGQAVTGLVTGGLALVLGIFFTISVGVWFSTHVNDFNRFGQCLDDATGQAAREECARELSRNLE
- a CDS encoding SdiA-regulated domain-containing protein, translated to MTTELTVRDVFDLQLREVSGICERAAGDGRPRQLLAIGDDSHHLLVGDLEPAVPASFARHDLEPLLDAAGVGIGRSSQWEGVDTDETGRVFVLREVPGTVFVFDPALERLLHVLPLTVEDDPGEQRAWDADENALGEGLLLLRNGHLFVVKEEKPRQLLEFGLPGERAQGLHADLLIADSGHFPTPDEPAATFHMLSSWDLGGEALERVGDLSDVTVGPDGRVYLLSDESRCIARLQATVPPESGTVAVDRIWALPDRLHQPEGLIITAAWDLLVATDHEEQRENLFLLDGFGPDSASGRPGR
- a CDS encoding xylan 1,4-beta-xylosidase, coding for MSEAKEFTWEGPRGGHFAAAPAVLDAPAGLAARPGRAQVTLEWAPVDGAIGYLVHRADAPEGPLVALDHHGGDTVWAVPHPPYADTQVEAGVTRWYAVAAIPDVHTTGPLSAPVAAAPEAAGEAVVAVTVDAARPAGPLHRPWRPMIGSEHLSHMLSADRTGGRPIGEELTEALRIVHDELGVAAVRAHGILGDDLGTYREAGGRPVHDFNGIDRVYDRLLGVGLRPVVELAYMPRALARDPDHLAFSYEGVSSPPRDWDRWGGLVRDLVQHLVDRYGLDEVRDHWAFEVWNEPNLEYFWSGDAGDYLRLYDTAARAVRSVDPGLRVGGPATAAVGWVEDLVAHSEKTGVPLDFVSTHLYGSPPLDLRPALARHGREDAAIWWTEWGVHPRLSNPVAESVFAAAFLARGMRSAAGRVDALSWWVASDHFEELGRPASLLHGGFGLLTVGNLRKPRFWACKLLERLGPEEVRVELDGDGAGGLVEAWGSRDPAVGRVAVALWNVTLDQTRSTGEPLLDRAVSLRVQGLAAGAYELRHLRVDTERSNIAAVWEAMSGGADWPDDGQWAALREANRLEELEPPRRVAAPGGVVEAAFDLPMPSLSLVELVPA
- a CDS encoding carbohydrate ABC transporter permease, whose protein sequence is MAVDVQRGAPAPATTPGAGPAGAPAGPRRRRATWVYLVLAAGLVVMLAPFLWMLLGSFKPEAELQRVPPTWWPETPSLGNYRQLLDRLDFPRFFANSVLVAVAVTAGNLVFCSMVGYALAKLDFAGKRLLFGLVLAMLMVPGVVTFVPLFVLVSNLGLVNTYPGLILPFLVTPLGVFLMRQFIVGLPDELIEAARIDGAGEWRIFSRVIMPLCGPALATLGILTFLSSWNNFLWPLVVAQSEDKYTLPVALALYSVGQNATRYGLLLAGSVVVILPVIALFVALQRYFVQGIATTGIK